Below is a window of Gemmatimonadaceae bacterium DNA.
TACGGAGTCCCGATCTGCTGGCGCGCGACGGAGACGATGGAATCGCGCAGCTGGTCGGCCGATTCCGAGACGAACGACGCCTGCGCCACCACCGGGACGACCGGGCCGAGGTTGCGGACGACGGCCCGGCGGCCGCGACGGCTGGTGACCCGCCGCCGGCCGGACGACGCCCGGCTCGCCTTGCCGCGACGGGATGCTGCCTTCGCCCGGGAGGGACGTGCCTGACGGGCGGTGCGGCTGGCGCGCGCCCTGACGCGCGGCTTCGGCTTCGGCTTGGCCATGCTGACGCTCGCGGCGACCGATCCGGCGCTCGCGCGTTCGGCCTCGAGCATGGTCGGCGCCGAGAGCGTGGCCGCGACCATCGCGATCAGCGGCAACAGGCGGCGCACGGCGCGGGCGAGGGAGATCGGCATTGGCATGGAGGTAAGGGTACCTGAACGCATCACCGAGCACAGCGGACTCTCGACGACTCCTTTTGCAGCGACCTGACCAGACACTCAGGTCCGGACATGACGCGTCCGGTCGCCCGGAAAGGGACGCGTCGCCGTCGCCTGGGGTCACGTGCGGGCGGGTCGCTCCCGCGCAGGCGAGTCACGGCACAGCCCTTCGGGGCAGAAAGCCGGCGCTGCCGCTTGTCGTGGCCGTCTGGACCTGCGAACTTATCCGGCTGTAGCTGGACCGCCCCCGTTCGGCGGTCGTACTGCCTCGGGGCCCGGCTGGCGCCCCTCGTCTCCAGACCTGTCACGATGTCGGATTTCGAAGAAAGCGGGCTCGACTCGGCTGCCACCTGGTTCAAGGCGAACCAGAAGCCCGTGTCCCTGGCCCTCGGTGGCCTGGTGGTCGCGGTCGCGGCGATCTTCATCTGGCAGAAGTCGGCCGAGACGAAGATCCAGAATGCCGAGCGCGCGTTTTTCCAGGCGCAGACGGCGACTGCGCAAAACCCGGCCAACGCCG
It encodes the following:
- a CDS encoding C40 family peptidase; translation: MPISLARAVRRLLPLIAMVAATLSAPTMLEAERASAGSVAASVSMAKPKPKPRVRARASRTARQARPSRAKAASRRGKASRASSGRRRVTSRRGRRAVVRNLGPVVPVVAQASFVSESADQLRDSIVSVARQQIGTPYVWGAEIPGRAFDCSGLVKYVMSWLNVSLPRTANEQAYTGISVGRDLDRMKPGDLLTFGTGRRITHIAIYSGNGRYVHASRPGVGVVESLLDPRARRFRGAVRLVADADTTTDKSAPIP